One genomic region from Jilunia laotingensis encodes:
- a CDS encoding MerR family transcriptional regulator, translating to MNKNKSIRLYYSIAEVADMFNVNPSLLRFWEKEFPQITPKTNGRGVRQYTKEDVDTIALIYHLVKEKGMTLPGARQKLKDNKEATVRNYEIIDRLKSIKEELLAMKKELDGFSYP from the coding sequence ATGAATAAAAATAAGAGTATCAGACTCTACTACTCCATAGCCGAAGTAGCGGATATGTTTAATGTAAATCCTTCTCTGCTCCGCTTTTGGGAGAAGGAATTCCCACAGATCACACCCAAAACGAACGGGCGTGGGGTTCGTCAGTATACTAAGGAGGATGTAGATACGATTGCTCTGATCTATCATCTGGTCAAAGAGAAGGGAATGACTCTTCCCGGTGCCCGTCAGAAGCTGAAAGACAATAAAGAGGCGACCGTCCGTAACTATGAAATTATAGATCGCCTGAAAAGTATAAAAGAGGAGTTGCTGGCTATGAAGAAAGAATTGGACGGCTTCTCTTATCCATGA